The sequence TCGTCGTGGGGACCACCACCGCCGAAGCGGTGAGCTTCCTCAGCATAGCCTCGGCGGCGGAGGTGACGTACGACAACGGTTTTCCGTCGTACACCTCGACGCACAACACGTCCTCGGCGTCCGGCGTGGACGTCACGTCGGACTCCGCCGTACCGAGCTCCATCGCGGTACGCGAATAAATCATGGTCCGGTCGAGGTCGGTGGCGATCAGCGCCGTCCTGCCTGAACTTTTGGTGTCCTGCCTGCTCATGTCACATCCTTGATGAGGCCCATGCACGAATACGCCAGGTCGGGCACTTCCTCCACCGGAACCGAGCGCGCCGCGGCGAGCAGTCGAATGTGCGCGTGCTCAGGCGCGTCGAGGTCGCGAACGAGTACACGCCACGGCACGCGTCGCAGCAATACCCGGGTGGTCTCGCCGACTCCCGGCTTGACGAAGTTGACGGTGGAAATTCCGTACTGCTCGCGGATTGCCTCGACCGATTTCCAGCCGTCCCAGGTCGGTGTCCGGTCACCGCGGAGTAGCTTATCCACGTCACCGGGAACGTGTTCGCGCACATCGGCGAAAGCGGCGGAGACGGAGTCGAGGAGATGATTGGACACGTCCTCACCCGCGAGGTGGGCGTAGAACTTGGCGCCGTGGAAGTCGCCCGGCCCGATCAGGGTGTCGTTGAGGACCGTGCGCGACACCAGTCCGGAGACCGTCGAGTTGAGGCAGGCGGAGGCGATGAGGAAATCGTCGCGGGTGCCGAACGTGCGTACGCAGTGCCCGGGGTCGGCGAGGACTGCGAGGTCGTCGTCGAAAACGGCACCCCCGGCGTCGCGGTACTCGGTGAGCGCCTGCGACAGCTCTCGCGCGATGGCGCCCTTACCCGTCCAGCCGTCCACGAACACCACTTTGCGGGAATCATGATGCGCCGCAATATAATCAAGGGCGGTCGCATCGATACCGCGGTCCCGGACGATCGAGACGGCGTAGTGGGGCAGCGCCACTCCGGCAACCTCGCGCGCCCACCGCCGCATCAACACGCCCACCGGGGTCCCGGCGCGCGCCAGCGATACGAGGGTGATGTCCCGGCCTCGTTCGGCCAGGACCAGTTCGGTCACGGTCCCCACCGCCCGGGCAAGTCGGATGGCACTGTCCTGCAGGACCTTCTCGAACAGCTCGCGGTATTCGACGTCCGGCTGATACTCGATCGGCAGGGTTTCGGCGTAGTGGGCGTCACCCGCCTGGATGCGCCGTTCCCGCTCTGCCACGTCCGCCTCGAGGTTGACGTGGGAGAGGTCTTTGAGCAGCCACGCCACCTCTTCGGCGGCGTACGACCCGAATGCGGGTCCGGTCAACGGGCCGGGTCCGGTCGGACCTGTCACGACGACACACCTTCTCGTGCGGCCCGTAGCCGGGCGGGGTCGGCTCCCGACACCACTGCGAGCACCACGTCGGTGCCCGATGCGGTGAGCACGTCGAGCAGGCCACCCTTGGAAGTCAGCCGGTCGGTGTCGGCCGGCGCGTCGACCATCACGACCACCACGGCATCCTCGTCCGGCCACTGCGCGTTGTACAGGAATCTGGGCTGTTCCTCACCGGATTCGGGTGCGATGAAGCGGAATCCACGGCGCAGTGGATATCCGGCCTCGTTCAGCACGTACGCCGGCGACCGCGTCGTCGTCTGGTATCGCACCCGATGGCCGGATGTCGAGAGCGCTTCCGCCACCCTCAGCGGCAGATACATCAACTCCTCGTGCCCGACGACGATCACGGGGCGCCGGGAATCGAGACGATCACCGAGTGCGGCAGCCACGGATCCGACAGCGTGATCGAAGGCGGGAACGTCTTCGCTCAGGAATCCGTGACGCCCTCCGTCGGGAACCGTTGCAGGCCAGGTGAGGTCGACGCGCTCTACGGTGCCTGCCCGCTCGGCGACGCCGTTGAGCACCGGGTCGGGAAGAGCTGCGACGGACTCCACCAGCCCGTCCGGGAGCTCCGTGCAGCCCTGCGCCAAGCTGACACTGTCGATCCGTACGCCCAGCTCCGCCGCGGCAACGTCCATGGCGTCGCGATGCTCCGAGGTACGCATGTCCACGAGCGACGCCACCACGTAGCGGCTGCGCTGGTTGTGCCGGTGCAGTGCGCGTATCGCGTCGACTGCGGTGGCCCCCGTGGAGATCTCGTCGTCGACAAGGACGAGCGGCAGGTCGTTGGCGAACAATTCGGCGCTGGTCGGTTGCAGCTGGTGGCTGGTGGCGTGGGAGTGCCCTTCCTCGAACCCGGCGAACGTCCCCACCTGCGGGACGTCACGACGAGTCGAGTGAAGGTAGCACCGGGCGTGCAGCCGGGCGGCGACACAGTGCCCGAGGCCGGTCGCGGTCTCGGCGAACCCGAGCACCACTGGATCGACGTCCGAACCGAGCACCTCGGCAACCAGGTCACCGAGGGTGTTGCCCGCGGAGATCACGACCCCGGGTTCGGTGGGCAGGTGCTTGC comes from Rhodococcus oxybenzonivorans and encodes:
- a CDS encoding cysteine protease StiP family protein; this translates as MTGPTGPGPLTGPAFGSYAAEEVAWLLKDLSHVNLEADVAERERRIQAGDAHYAETLPIEYQPDVEYRELFEKVLQDSAIRLARAVGTVTELVLAERGRDITLVSLARAGTPVGVLMRRWAREVAGVALPHYAVSIVRDRGIDATALDYIAAHHDSRKVVFVDGWTGKGAIARELSQALTEYRDAGGAVFDDDLAVLADPGHCVRTFGTRDDFLIASACLNSTVSGLVSRTVLNDTLIGPGDFHGAKFYAHLAGEDVSNHLLDSVSAAFADVREHVPGDVDKLLRGDRTPTWDGWKSVEAIREQYGISTVNFVKPGVGETTRVLLRRVPWRVLVRDLDAPEHAHIRLLAAARSVPVEEVPDLAYSCMGLIKDVT
- a CDS encoding phosphoribosyltransferase family protein, whose translation is MTSPTVLREVPWATEHLGLTLAHVDSAVGLTVPELIEPGLRRNPRRAHLLVSTVLGKHLPTEPGVVISAGNTLGDLVAEVLGSDVDPVVLGFAETATGLGHCVAARLHARCYLHSTRRDVPQVGTFAGFEEGHSHATSHQLQPTSAELFANDLPLVLVDDEISTGATAVDAIRALHRHNQRSRYVVASLVDMRTSEHRDAMDVAAAELGVRIDSVSLAQGCTELPDGLVESVAALPDPVLNGVAERAGTVERVDLTWPATVPDGGRHGFLSEDVPAFDHAVGSVAAALGDRLDSRRPVIVVGHEELMYLPLRVAEALSTSGHRVRYQTTTRSPAYVLNEAGYPLRRGFRFIAPESGEEQPRFLYNAQWPDEDAVVVVMVDAPADTDRLTSKGGLLDVLTASGTDVVLAVVSGADPARLRAAREGVSS